A portion of the Osmerus mordax isolate fOsmMor3 chromosome 22, fOsmMor3.pri, whole genome shotgun sequence genome contains these proteins:
- the pdxkb gene encoding pyridoxal (pyridoxine, vitamin B6) kinase b: MHEMECRVLSIQSHVVRGYVGNKSASFPLQVLGFEVDSINSVQFSNHTGYSHWKGQVLTADELHVLYEGIKLNNVHHYDYVLTGYNRDTSFLEMVVDIIQELKRANPNLVYVCDPVLGDHGSMYVPENLHPVYKNKVVPVADIITPNQFEAELLTGKNISTEKDAVEVMDLLHKMGPDTVVITSSDLPSRLGDRFLVSLGSQRTVLPDGTKSTQRVRMEVPKVDAVFVGTGDLFAAMLLAWTHHHPNDLKTACEKTFSVMHHVIQRTISYAHDLAGPGRRPSPPQLELRMVQSKADIEEPAIVMEATVL; encoded by the exons ATGCACGAGATGGAATGCCGAGTGTTGTCGATCCAGAGTCACGTAGTCAGGGGATATGTGGGCAACAAATCGGCGTCGTTCCCGTTGCAG gTACTGGGCTTTGAGGTAGATTCTATCAACTCTGTGCAGTTCTCTAATCACACAG GTTACTCCCACTGGAAAGGccaggtgctgacagctgacGAGCTGCATGTTCTATATGAGGGGATCAAGCTGAACAACGTCCATCACTACGACTACGTTCTcacag GCTACAACAGAGACACATCCTTCCTTGAGATGGTGGTGGACatcattcaggagctgaagagAGCAAACCCTAACCTCGTCTATG TGTGTGATCCAGTACTGGGAGACCATGGCTCTATG tatgtTCCCGAGAACCTCCATCCTGTCTACAAGAACAAGGTGGTTCCTGTCGCTGACATCATCACACCCAACCAGTTTGAAGCAGA gttgTTAACAGGGAAGAACATCAGCACAGAGAAGGATGCTGTGGAG gtgATGGACCTGCTCCATAAGATGGGTCCAGACACGGTGGTGATCACCAGCTCTGATCTCCCCTCCCGCCTTGGAGACCGCTTCCTGGTGTCCCTGGGCAGCCAACGGactg tGCTGCCAGATGGGACCAAGTCCACCCAGCGTGTCAGGATGGAGGTGCCCAAGGTGGATGCTGTGTTTGTGGGGACAGGAGATCTGTTTGCTGCCATGCTGCTCGCCTggacacaccaccaccccaacgACCTCaag ACTGCGTGTGAGAAGACCTTCTCAGTCATGCATCACGTGATCCAGAGGACCATCTCCTATGCTCACG accTGGCGGGCCCTGGCCGgcgtcccagccccccccagctgGAGCTGAGGATGGTTCAGAGCAAGGCTGACATTGAGGAGCCCGCCATCGTCATGGAGGCCACCGTCCTATAG